In the Burkholderiales bacterium genome, GTTTTCGGTCAGGGTTACGACGAGTTCGCGCACGCGCGCCGATGCCGCGCCCTGGCCTCCGTTGACGGCGAGGAATGCCTTGGTCAGCGCGATCGAAATTTTTGCCGGCTCGAAACCGACCACCGCGCCATTGCGGCGAATGATCTTGTACTGCGCGTAGCGCGCATCGGATGCGGACCGTTCGTCCAGCGAGAACCGGGTTATCTGGGTCGGGGAAATCGCGGGTGTTGCAAGCTGCATGCCTGTCTCCTGTTTTAGATGGCGACGCTTTTCGCACGCCGCGCAGTCAAAATATCTACACCTTATACACAGCTTATCCAACGAGTCATACACAACCTATTGTGGTTTTACGTGATGACGCTACTAATTCTAGTACTCTCAGCAACAGAGTCAACAACTTTCGAAGAAAAAATCTGCCGCCCCGGAGGACCTCTTGAACTGCCGATTTGAAAAGGGAATGGACAGCGGGTCGGCCCTCACGCAAACCCGCCTGCGCAAAAAAAGCGGCGCCTGAAGTTTTTATGAGACCGCGAGCGCGGCTCGGTAACGCTGCCAGTCGAAGCAAGGTCCCGGATCGGTTTTGCGGCCCGGGGCGATATCGGAATGGCCTTTTATATCGGAAATCGGGTAGGTCGCGCGCAGCGTCCTGGTGAGTGTCGCCAGGCCTTCGTATTGGCAATCGGTGAACGGTATGCTGTCGCAACCTTCAAGCTCGACGCCGATGGAAAAATCGTTGCAGCGCTCATGCCCGCACCAACTGGAAATCCCTGCGTGCCAGGCGCGCTTGTCGCAGGAGACGAACTGGATGATTTCGCCGTTGCGGCGAATCAGGAAATGCGCCGATACGCGCACATGCGCGATCGACCGGTAATAGGGATGCGCTGCAGGATCGAGACGGTTGGTAAATAATTCGATAATGCCGTCGCCGCCGAATTCGCCCGGCGGCAGGCTGATGTTGTGAATGACGAGTAATTGAACGCTGGAATGCGCTGGACGCTCATCAAAATTCGGCGAGGCGATGAAACTGGCTGCGGAAAGAAGGCCATTTACATCGATGGACGACGATTGATTCACGACTACGGCGCGGAAACTTCCGGATATTTGCGGATTTTTCGAAGGTTTTCGTCGACTGGGCGATGCGCGGCATCGCGCAGCCGTAACCTACTGTATCCCCAATCTTTCCATCCGATAGCGCAGCGCCCGGAACGTGATTCCCAGCAGCTTCGCCGCCGCCGTGCGGTTGAAGCGGGTCTTGTCGAGCGCCTCGAGTATGGCCTGCTTTTCCATGCCATCGAGATACTCTTGTAGCGGCAGCTTGCCGCCATTCGGCGCGGCGCTCTGCTGAACGATCGATTCCGGCGGCGAAAGCTGCAGGTCGCAGGTCATGATCCGCGAATCCGAGCACAGCGCCAGCGCGCGCTCCAGGATATTTTCGAGCTCGCGCACATTGCCCGGAAAATCGTATTGCGTCAGCGCGCGCAACGCTTCCTTGTCGAGTTCACACGGCGTGCCGCCGATCGCGCGCGACATGCGTGCCAGAACTGAACGCGTGATCAGGGAAATGTCCTCGCGCATATCGCGCAGCGCAGGCATTTTGAGCTC is a window encoding:
- the ampD gene encoding 1,6-anhydro-N-acetylmuramyl-L-alanine amidase AmpD, translating into MNQSSSIDVNGLLSAASFIASPNFDERPAHSSVQLLVIHNISLPPGEFGGDGIIELFTNRLDPAAHPYYRSIAHVRVSAHFLIRRNGEIIQFVSCDKRAWHAGISSWCGHERCNDFSIGVELEGCDSIPFTDCQYEGLATLTRTLRATYPISDIKGHSDIAPGRKTDPGPCFDWQRYRAALAVS